The following is a genomic window from Accipiter gentilis unplaced genomic scaffold, bAccGen1.1, whole genome shotgun sequence.
cgatctgcaaagatcagatgggacacaatcaacacttacttgactggatcgtattcgcagcaggaccctatcttcaaagcttttatttcaccttcttcggaagcactggcttcagccacactggcagtctgtttaacaggcaattatttgacacgcacattagaaacacatttaagcccacacagccaaagacaacaccgctcacccgatcctgcaaagagcagcacaacgctagctgaggttgcatgaaaacaggggcttgcataaaatatagctgtcctgaagatgttctggggagtccttacgtcattacagggtgtatatgtgcctgttaacctacttgaaaagagcattctagggcactcaaaaccttaggctctctttgggcctcacataaagactggtgtaaccaatccaattttcttccaagcaggctctggccatgtccaccaaaaattaccctgtccagtatttttaagctgctttttaagctccagactagctgaacgagaagacatccactgtacatttaattgagaaagatgtacgcaaggatcattatttacatttttgcagcattaaaaggacacacagcttaaagagtcggggaagctgttttttgcttgtggaaattcagcttctaacacagaagcatcattcaaccttcaggcgcacaatctctcttacatccttcacagagctgatggggataggcacaccttgcatcccggaatacctgggtctgggaaaaggccttgtcagagcatgccttcacagccttaaaaaggatgagacatccagcaaccatccttaccatgtgtattctaagataaaaagaaatactggcaacactctttatcatggggacgaggaatacagctggaaaactactgtaaaaaaaaacatggaacagcaacacagcattctggctgcaatgtgtgttacttcatgacaaatgacatgaaataaaaactgatggttggtgggacttgtgcattgtaacatgtagctggggtaggttcagaatactttagccagggaatccaaaagctatttgaaatgttggcataaatacttcagatcgtaactcaagagcagagcacaaaaaaacatctcctaagggaagacgcataacggcctctttcatacgcacggtatctctttctgtggaggtgaagcaggctgaaaaccacagaagacggccaggaagagcagaaaatttgctgcagtaaatacaccaattgcaaagcacgttctagcttgacctcacacctattttaaaacaaatacttaagtgtgtccagtgtgtacagcgtcggtttctctttattggctcatattccacactggattagcagaggagagaaaaaaacctgcttgaatatacaaaaataaattttttgcactaaagatcacagctattgccatcttccatacctgcctcaactctgacctctaaaccccagtgcccttctgacaccaggaactcagccatcttttccagatgcaggagcacgtccccacaatccccaggagacctgcatctctatcaaaaggcacttggagctaaaagatgaattggctagcacaggtctcaccctgcccagcagcttggagatttggattcacaaatacaaaacactttaaagccaaaacactctctctagctgctactttgcttattcttgtttgaaagaaatacttgtcaatttgagcatcttttccacatcaattcaaccagatttgtttacattcaaactttaaatcaaaaatatataaaaatccaaactaaaaaaattgcactgtgctcttcatttttacctaactttttaagcatcttttgctcaaaatacttctattttcattataatccagtattatttctcaggagttatagagcacttttttcacttgagtgcaatttagttagcttatctcctaaaagtacttcattcctgatgacttaacaagactcacagtgcaaaatgagatgcagcatctccctgtgcaatgctacgcgccttgggcagtggtcctccgaaacaggacaaacagagagtgcctaagcttatcagggatgaagcaaagaggaaaaggcatctaattagacctactcaaagatccaagcacgatcttcaaacacaaactttcttccgcaaccaaatgtctaagactgactttcctttctgttaaaatcaatctatcaatcaatgagagactgtacttggcttcagtaagggctaacagcagagttgccagagacctgatgaggaacacaggagactggggtgtgattcatctgactaaacgtggatgtctctaatgtagacgcccacggccgagccaaacttggtcccatttttaggcaacacagagttaagtccgtgtaaccagtgcttcaagggaccgtttatcttatcctaaataaacatttatatatttggtcagaaagaccgcccattagattcactgattttattcactacgtctcctttaaaataaaacaggacctcatgccagttgtgcaggcagagacgattgcaactgcgttacagatacactgttgaggtcagacaaatcacagtccacctctgctccatccaggttggctcaagaccgggaattcacatctccctcacctccaaaacggctcccgtaacccccagaagaagggaaacggcagattcgcctggtaaagctcctcctatgagcaatgacaccagtcgctggaccagagacagagagccagtccccacccacagcccacagctcctgaaggtcacctaaggagatctgcagattccaactttacctcttctcaagcccaaacgccgagggatttatgccagagagaggagctccaacgggatcttctggctgcgctgggtccgttgacccaactgggagggaccattcaaaaactgccacagggaccccaacattctgaagcatgcgggggggggaggggctgggctatgcaaatgacggaacccccaacagctgcttccaccccactgccacccacctgccagacctcacagcaccgactgctacaacacaccaaaccttcgcggggtgatgcccctccacgctcaactccaggacgcaagctttgagggtggcatgggcttgaactcggacatggcatccttgctcctggagggcgagatgggcatgttcacccccctccgaaagagggaaaaataacatcagaaactctcaaccggacacaacaatagcttgaactcattgaaacccgacacagaagatgtctccatgaactcctcctaCTACTTTTTAAccaccaaaacacattactatgctttagtggtacgcttcagtcaaccatgattaattgcaagaaatcacacgagatcatctgaacgccactgtgaaggctgtttaatgtttaagcaggctgggaagagattttgtcagccaggagtccatcagttagcacttgcatcttcaagggaaccaatttttgtaatacaaaacgggtatttttattcctaaacccattgactctcagcaggggaaggtaattcactgtatactagcactcagctgttcacacacacttccccaatttaaaaaaaaacaaacaacccaacaagttgcactaagcagtatttcagatggaaggcaaatgtaggtaatccttcctgaaatagaggcagctcaaagcaattgtcctcctgtcccacagggagcatcccaatagaagactgaacgctttaggactgaaggccactttttagagtacacagcttcgtttataaggcccaagtacacatttttctgtcccgaagccttgttttgactgtccaaatactccttttcgcgtcccaacccttcttttttgtgaacaaatcttcattttgatggtccaaagctttatttataaactccagagccccatttcaggctccacaaccttgtttctaaactcaaattttgaggctccgaacctcagttttagggcccaatgcctcattttcggggtccaaagaattgtttccacaatccaccccttcatttttagggtcctgaagcctcattgcaagggcccaaatacccattttcaaagtccaaaccttccttttacagcacaaaccccaccgttagagccccaagcctcattctttaccttccaaagcctccttttcagggaacagagcctcctttccagggaccataggctcagttttaggatccagtctgcaactagggagagcccaaggcctcattttgagggtccaaatattcaattggagggcccaaagcctcattttagaggccaagctcctcatctggggtatAAAGCCTCACTTGTTTAacacacaacccctcatttggagcttccaaagacccatttctagggcgcaaagccctcgtttttggtactgaagcatcccttgaaggcacaaaacctaatgcagggttcaaagcctcagtttcatttccaaagccccactcttagggcccaaaccctccattggagagtccaaaggcctcttttaacagctgagggcctcccctggagtgacccaagccctctctttgggaccaaagcctcatgtcttggggccctatcgacaccaataggttcccctcctttgcagagcccaaagggtcacatgtagcatctcccccaccatttttggtgcccaaagcctcatctggagggccaaagtcctcattgttctggtccaaaccttttggccttttatgacccatagctgttctttagggcccacagtttcacttggagggtttaaaccctcagctttaaggcacaaagccacgcttttaggctccaaagttacacttacagggcagaaagcctcgttttcccttcccaaagtcttagttttggcttccagagccccatttcaggctccaaaccctcattttgagggtccacaggCTCccctgcagttggcaaagtctcctttttagagcccaaggccacttttttagttgccgaactcccattttcagtctccaaagcctcatttttaggatccagccagtcgttttcagggtccaagccacatcctgagtttccaaaccctcatttttatgctccaaacccttctcttagggcccaaagcctcactttgaaggccagtcccttgttgcgacacagacaggactgtcgggggatgcaacgggtctacgaaatgcctgacagttcgagaacagcgcgaccttgagcagcttgtagtgtatccttgaaagtctgggaagatccgagaagagtggtacaaaaacaagatagcgataagaagaaccgttactaactaaaccaatcatatactaacacatactctgaagtaggggataaaaaggtgtgttagaacaataaaggagccattttgcatgatctgttacttgtcgtgtccatctctaccgcgacacaggaccaccaacgggcctgggtaggaaccccaaggcccatcaggaggtcgtgaggggacgagagaataaatgcacagaacaaggcgcagccttcaacagcgcccacctatgggactcacagaaggcatgagtacagctttacagagctggaccagcccctccaatagcccagccacaaagctttctaaacaaggcagaaacattgactccttttctcgtccctacttaagattccctgtagaactgggtcttggcctgaccgaggctgtaggagggaggaagacgagggaaaactttgcagggaaaacacccagacacagtatggcctggcatcaataaatgtaggcacaagcaagcccttgggagcaaactctttattctctgcctgggggagctgcctgggggctctgtggccctggagccacacacctcctcaggacatcctccacaaggctcccagctaccgccctcttcaatgACTCAGGCTGCacaggctcctccgggagaagctttaaacgcactggtctgtgccgtgctcctgcctgggtagggcgcttgggacccgctggaggcatgggctctcttggaaactgggggcccgtggggggaagggtgtctgcggtgctccctggctggagtatacgcagagtttccagtgcaggcactgaagaccttgctgtggctccggaGGTGGAATCCCTGGACTCCTGAAGGCCTTCTGCTGTCTGGCGAGCACCTTGCGCAGCACCTCggcggagaggtgggaggagagtacGTGAGCTCTCCTCTTTGAGTTGTCCCGCTTCCTCCGAAGGCGTGACTATTGCAGGGAGGCTGAGAGGTGGCAAGACTTCCCTTGGTTGAAGCTTCTCCGATTTTTGCTtggacttcctttcttcctctaacttcttcCTCACCGTTTCCAGAATTTCAAGGACAATGGTTTTGGCATACCCGATCaattcagcatccagctgctgaacTCTGGAGATGGCGTTTTGGATGCTCTCCTTGGCAATCTCACAACTCACTCGTGAGACAtcagcagccttttgcagtggttgcaacacaggcacctttgctctcttgcttgcttctgggaTCTGCCGTTCCGATGCTCTGGCTGGTCCTTGTCCTTCTGTCACTCCTTGAATCTTCAGGATCTCAGAAAACTGACAGCGGAAGTCCTGTTCAAACTGAGAAGCTACAaaggatgacaaggtggagctaaCACTTTCAACAGCCTCTTTCGTCCTTTTGTCGATAGAAGACTGTGAAGATGCTCTGTCGGAAGATGCTAGTTccgcctccctccatctctcttctccagattTGCCTGCTCGGCTGGTTCTTCCCGCAACAAGCTctgacagcttctgcctgcctgctggcccaggCTCGGCTGCCTCAGACGTGCTGGGCACCAAGTGCTCCCCAAAGCTCTCCAACACGTTCGCCACAATCTCTTGAGCCACCAGTCTGATCTTGTCCCGGCGATCCGCAGAAGTGTCCAAAGGCTTTGGccttctggcactggcaaacAGCCTTCCACGGACCTCATGGGGAGCCTTCCTTAAGACGCGGACGGACTGATCCAGCGCCTTcacccgctccagcacctcctggaccACGGTCTCAGCCACCTCTTTAAGCTCCTGGTCTTCTGCCAGCGTAGCCCGCAGCACCGTAGGCTGTATGCTGTTAGGCACTTCTTCTCCGGCACACGCTGCAGACTAAAAGGAGGAGCAGTTAATGAGTGAATGGGTTCCTtcacctccctttgctttcctcttcctcctcacaggacccCTGCCCAGACGAGTCCCTAGCAGTCAAGCTGGAAAAACTCTGGTTTCTCTGTAGGCCACCTGGCACACCGAGGTTTCTGGTCTCCTGCGGCCAGGAGCCAAGTGTTAGGGGCACCTCTCAGAATCAAGCAGGTGCCATTTTGCTTAGAGCAAAGGGCACTGTAGCCCCCCTGGACCTCAGAACCAAtagcagagggaaagctgtcgAAGGTACTGGACCAGGCTCTTCTGCCAcgggtcccagctgccctctaTCAGGGTGCCCTGTTTGCCCCTTTTCAGGGCCGAATGCCAGGAACGGctgttctgagagcagaaaagaaaacgatccttcttcttgaggcacatggctgttgtctgccagcccaaggaaatgtccttgggacaggaggcagcctgaaggTCCACCGCGGGCTGCCAGCCTCgtgcaaagtggggaag
Proteins encoded in this region:
- the LOC126037241 gene encoding trichohyalin-like; the protein is MEHRLTAGVRNVDALLSVVGKGGKLGNRRQPLAEGGPGLLDLPLGVKIPVHAGSKPVFCRTKLGEKLHQPSGYFNLGDPYCRLLSTDYNSLHDPHLRAYHKRKDNLQRLKREGYVTSDGRVVCTLKEFNEYRQYLTTLKLEAEKTFMREEKKLQQDLAQSEDASKLPGGTDVSHPQEWLPQEQRQSLPGGERKRRQRHLTVTKKPMERLEALEKEQRLLQQAKCQQQQQLGKRRQPGMQSSSDKSALKGRPSAACAGEEVPNSIQPTVLRATLAEDQELKEVAETVVQEVLERVKALDQSVRVLRKAPHEVRGRLFASARRPKPLDTSADRRDKIRLVAQEIVANVLESFGEHLVPSTSEAAEPGPAGRQKLSELVAGRTSRAGKSGEERWREAELASSDRASSQSSIDKRTKEAVESVSSTLSSFVASQFEQDFRCQFSEILKIQGAADVSRVSCEIAKESIQNAISRVQQLDAELIGYAKTIVLEILETVRKKLEEERKSKQKSEKLQPREVLPPLSLPAIVTPSEEAGQLKEESSRDFANCRGACGPSK